The following coding sequences are from one Vicugna pacos chromosome 11, VicPac4, whole genome shotgun sequence window:
- the PSAP gene encoding prosaposin codes for MYALFVLASLLGAAVASPVLGLKECALGPELWCQNVKTASDCGAIRHCLQTIWSKPTVKSLPCDICKEVITAAGNMLKDNATEQEILVYLEKTCDWLPKPNMSASCREIVDSYLPVILDMIKGQMSHPEEVCAALNLCESLQKHLAVLSHQEQLESNQIPEVDMAEVLAPFMANVPLLLYPQDGPHSEPQPEPNEDVCQDCIKLVTDVQSAVRTNSTFVQAFVEHVKEQCDRLGPGMADMCKNYVNQYSEIAIQMMMHMEPKEICGLAGFCDKVKEMPMQTLVPADEISEDVIPALELMEPVQVSFIPGLSKLLCKGCQVAVKDVVKLIASKKAEEDILGALDKLCSKLPKILSRHCQKLVNAHGKSILSLPEQLANSESVCGVLHLCPQNLPMLMVQVTALSKSGGFCDVCKMLVSYLDHNLEKNSTKEEILAALEKGCSFLPDPYRKQCDQFVTQYEPVLIEILVEVMDPSFVCLKIGACPPAHQPLLGTDKCVWGPSYWCQNMELAALCNAVEHCKRHVWN; via the exons ATGTACGCACTGTTCGTCCTAGCCAGCCTCCTGGGCGCCG CTGTCGccagccctgtcctgggcctgaaGGAATGTGCCCTCGGCCCGGAGCTGTGGTGCCAGAATGTGAAGACGGCGTCTGACTGCGGGGCCATCAGGCACTGCCTGCAGACCATCTGGAGCAAGCCCACGGTG AAATCCCTTCCCTGCGACATATGCAAAGAAGTCATCACTGCAGCTGGCAACATGTTGAAAGACAATGCCACCGAG CAAGAGATCCTCGTGTACTTGGAGAAGACCTGTGACTGGCTTCCCAAACCGAACATGTCTGCCTCGTGCAGGGAGATTGTAGACTCCTATCTCCCAGTCATCTTGGACATGATTAAAGGACAGATG AGCCATCCTGAGGAGGTGTGCGCCGCTCTCAACCTCTGTGAGTCCCTTCAAAAGCACTTGGCGGTGCTGAGTCACCAGGAACAGCTTGAGTCCAATCAGATCCCCGAAGTGGATATGGCTGAGGTGTTGGCTCCCTTCATGGCCAACGTCCCCCTCCTCCTCTACCCTCAGGATGGCCCCCACAGCGAGCCCCAGCCAGAG CCTAATGAGGATGTGTGCCAGGACTGCATTAAGTTGGTGACTGACGTCCAGAGTGCTGTGAGGACCAACTCCACCTTTGTCCAGGCCTTTGTGGAGCATGTCAAGGAGCAGTGTGACCGCCTGGGGCCCGGCATGGCCGACATG TGCAAGAACTATGTCAACCAGTATTCAGAAATTGCTATCCAAATGATGATGCATATG GAACCCAAGGAGATTTGTGGGCTGGCTGGTTTCTGTGACAAGGTGAAGGAGATGCCCATGCAGACTCTGGTGCCTGCCGACGAGATCTCAGAGGACGTCATCCCTGCCCTGGAGCTGATGGAGCCCGTCCAG GTGAGCTTTATCCCAGGACTGTCCAAGCTTTTATGTAAAGGGTGCCAGGTAGCTGTGAAGGACGTGGTCAAGCTGATTGCCAGCAAAAAGGCTGAG GAGGATATACTTGGTGCTCTCGACAAACTGTGCTCAAAGTTGCCCAAGATTTTATCCAGGCATTGTCAGAAACTGGTGAACGCTCACGGCAAGtccatcctctccctccctgagCAGTTGGCGAACTCTGAGTCGGTGTGCGGGGTACTCCATCTCTGCCCCCAGAATCTGCCTATGCTGATGG TACAAGTGACAGCTCTGTCGAAGAGTGGGGGCTTCTGTGACGTGTGCAAGATGCTGGTGAGCTATTTGGACCACAACCTGGAGAAAAACAGCACGAAGGAGGAGATCCTGGCTGCTCTCGAGAAAGGCTGCAGCTTCCTGCCTGACCCATACCGGAAGCAG TGTGATCAGTTTGTGACCCAGTACGAGCCTGTGCTGATAGAAATCCTGGTGGAGGTGATGGATCCTTCCTTCGTGTGCCTG AAAATTGGAGCCTGCCCCCCAGCCCATCAGCCTCTTTTGGGAACTGACAAGTGTGTCTGGGGTCCAAGCTACTGGTGCCAGAACATGGAGTTGGCAGCCCTGTGCAAC GCTGTCGAGCATTGCAAACGTCATGTATGGAACTAA